The Tepidibacter aestuarii genome contains a region encoding:
- a CDS encoding HAD family hydrolase has translation MFENIKTIFFDYDGTLHKSIKIYAPAFRKAYQYLVDNEFAKDRKWTDQEISYWLGFSSKDMWKEFMPDLDEDIRNKASQIIGKEMLNQLSDGKAELYDGSIEVLQYLKQKKYKLVFVSNCGIYYRDMAKKLFDLDNYFEEIVCSEEYDYIPKYEIVKKIKNKYPSEMVIIGDRIQDIEAGIKNNMNTIACNYGYGSEDELSSADYEISDITDLMKIL, from the coding sequence ATGTTTGAAAACATAAAAACTATTTTCTTTGATTATGATGGAACATTACACAAAAGTATAAAAATATATGCTCCAGCATTTAGAAAGGCATATCAGTATTTAGTTGATAATGAATTTGCAAAAGATAGAAAGTGGACTGATCAGGAAATTTCATATTGGTTAGGCTTTAGTAGCAAAGATATGTGGAAAGAATTTATGCCAGATCTAGACGAGGATATAAGGAATAAAGCAAGCCAGATTATAGGTAAAGAAATGCTTAATCAACTATCTGATGGTAAAGCTGAGTTATATGATGGATCAATAGAAGTGTTGCAGTATTTAAAACAGAAAAAATATAAACTTGTATTTGTCAGTAATTGTGGAATATATTACAGAGATATGGCTAAAAAATTATTTGATTTAGATAATTACTTTGAAGAAATTGTATGTTCCGAGGAATATGATTATATTCCTAAGTATGAAATTGTAAAAAAAATAAAAAACAAATATCCATCTGAAATGGTTATTATAGGTGATCGGATTCAGGATATTGAAGCTGGAATAAAAAATAACATGAACACGATTGCATGTAATTATGGTTATGGTAGCGAGGATGAACTTAGTAGTGCCGATTATGAAATATCCGATATAACTGATTTGATGAAAATTTTATAG
- the ribH gene encoding 6,7-dimethyl-8-ribityllumazine synthase yields the protein MRIYEGKLVAGEQKFGIIVGRFNEFIGGKLLSGALDGLKRHGVDEENIEIAWVPGAFEIPLVAKKMANSKKYDGVICLGAVIRGATPHFDYVSNEVTKGVASVSLDTEIPVVFGVLTTDTIEQAIERAGTKAGNKGYEAAVTAIEMANLLSDLEG from the coding sequence ATGAGAATTTATGAAGGAAAGTTAGTAGCAGGAGAGCAGAAATTTGGAATAATTGTTGGGAGATTCAATGAATTTATTGGAGGCAAGTTATTATCAGGTGCGCTAGACGGGCTAAAAAGACATGGAGTTGATGAAGAAAATATTGAAATAGCATGGGTTCCAGGTGCTTTTGAAATACCACTTGTTGCTAAAAAGATGGCTAATTCGAAAAAGTATGATGGAGTTATATGTTTAGGAGCAGTTATTAGAGGAGCAACTCCGCATTTTGACTATGTTTCAAATGAAGTAACTAAAGGGGTTGCAAGTGTTTCACTAGATACAGAAATACCAGTAGTATTTGGTGTTCTTACAACAGATACGATTGAGCAAGCAATTGAAAGAGCTGGAACAAAGGCAGGTAATAAAGGGTATGAAGCTGCTGTAACTGCAATTGAAATGGCAAACTTATTATCAGACTTAGAAGGGTAG